From a single Candidatus Zixiibacteriota bacterium genomic region:
- a CDS encoding aminotransferase class I/II-fold pyridoxal phosphate-dependent enzyme: MKPSMIRPPLSTTVAALPPSVPFVAPEAIERRTGSPLALRLGANESAFGISPGAQQAMRAAIAQTSWYADPENYDLRAGLAAHHRIDIDHIVVGSGIDGLLGLIVRAFVEPGTHVVTSLGTYPTFNYHAIGYGGTLHRVPYAADDRQDLERLSQNAHALGARLVYLGNPDNPSGTCHHAVDIDALLNSLPPDCMLALDEAYGEFASAEEVPAIRTDDPRLVRFRTFSKAHGMAGARIAYVIAHTDVTDAVNKIRNQFEVNRVAQAGALASLGDQAFITSVIDAVAAGRLEYMALADRLGLPTIASSTNFVCIDIGGADRARDILARLQRHGVFVRMPGEAPLSRCIRVTVGTASQRAQFAEVFEGIVKGSS, from the coding sequence ATGAAACCCAGCATGATTCGTCCTCCGTTGAGCACGACGGTTGCGGCGCTGCCGCCGAGCGTGCCGTTCGTTGCACCCGAGGCGATCGAGCGACGCACCGGATCCCCACTTGCCCTGCGCCTGGGCGCCAACGAGAGCGCCTTCGGCATCTCCCCAGGAGCGCAGCAGGCGATGCGCGCCGCGATCGCGCAGACGTCGTGGTATGCCGACCCCGAGAATTACGATCTGCGCGCCGGGCTGGCGGCGCATCACCGGATCGACATCGATCACATCGTCGTCGGCAGCGGTATCGATGGACTGCTCGGCTTGATCGTCCGCGCCTTCGTCGAGCCGGGCACGCACGTCGTGACATCTCTGGGTACCTACCCGACATTCAATTATCACGCAATCGGATACGGCGGCACGCTGCACCGTGTGCCGTATGCCGCCGACGATCGCCAGGATTTGGAGCGTCTGTCGCAGAATGCGCACGCACTCGGTGCGCGCTTGGTCTATCTCGGCAATCCCGACAATCCCTCCGGCACCTGTCACCACGCCGTCGACATTGACGCCTTGTTGAATTCGCTTCCGCCCGATTGCATGCTCGCGCTGGATGAGGCCTATGGCGAATTCGCCTCTGCGGAAGAGGTGCCGGCGATCCGCACGGATGATCCGCGATTAGTTCGGTTTCGGACGTTTTCAAAGGCCCATGGCATGGCGGGCGCACGGATCGCATACGTGATCGCGCACACGGATGTCACGGATGCCGTCAACAAGATTCGCAACCAATTTGAGGTCAATCGGGTTGCTCAAGCGGGAGCGTTGGCTTCTCTGGGGGATCAAGCGTTCATCACATCCGTCATCGACGCAGTCGCCGCAGGGCGACTCGAGTATATGGCACTGGCCGATCGTCTCGGGCTGCCGACGATCGCGTCGTCGACCAACTTCGTCTGCATCGACATCGGCGGCGCCGATCGTGCCCGGGATATTCTGGCGCGCCTTCAACGGCATGGCGTTTTTGTTCGTATGCCGGGTGAAGCGCCGTTGTCGCGCTGCATCCGGGTCACGGTCGGCACCGCGTCGCAGCGCGCGCAGTTTGCGGAAGTTTTCGAAGGAATCGTTAAGGGATCAAGCTGA